A single region of the Vicia villosa cultivar HV-30 ecotype Madison, WI linkage group LG4, Vvil1.0, whole genome shotgun sequence genome encodes:
- the LOC131599300 gene encoding hypothetical protein At1g04090-like produces MDSCFSTCFVMNLFKRKQSRTRPVDTVFNLPIVSTNWPPGSGFASGIIDLGGIQVSQVSTFNKIWATYDGGQDNQGATVFEPTGIPQGFSMLGSYSQPNNKPLFGYVLVAKDVSSSTSNSTLKKPIDYTLVFNTSSLKVTQDSSCYIWLPVAPDGYNALGHVVTTTPDKPPLDKIKCVREDLTDQCESSSWIWGSSDVNFSDVRPINRGTQAPGVSVGTFVAQNGAETSPPSISCLKNLNPLSKIMPNLLQINSILQVYSPLMYLHPDEEYLPSSVNWFFSNGALLYKKDEESSPIPIAQNGVNLPQDPNNDGTYWLDLPADDVNKDKVKKGNLQSAESYVHVKPMLGGTFTDIAMWIFYPFNGPGRAKVKFLDIKLGKIGEHVGDWEHVTLRVSNLDGQLWKMYFSQHSKGEWVDSSQLEFQTDNNNNRPVFYSSLHGHASYPHEGLVLQGRNGIGIRNDSAKSSMIMDLEKFVLVSAEYLEPFVVEPSWLKYFREWGPKIDYDLDEELRKVEKILPWKLKDVFINIIRNLPKEVLGEEGPTGPKVKNNWSGDEV; encoded by the exons ATGGATAGTTGTTTTTCCACATGTTTTGTAATGAATCTCTTCAAGAGAAAACAATCGCGAACTCGCCCCGTCGACACAGTATTCAACCTTCCAATTGTTTCAACTAATTGGCCACCAG GTAGTGGTTTTGCAAGTGGAATCATTGATCTTGGTGGGATACAAGTATCTCAAGTATCAACATTTAACAAAATTTGGGCCACTTATGATGGTGGACAAGATAACCAAGGTGCAACCGTGTTTGAACCAACAGGAATACCTCAAGGATTCTCTATGTTAGGTAGCTACTCCCAACCTAACAACAAACCTCTTTTTGGATATGTTCTTGTTGCAAAGGATGTTTCTTCAAGCACAAGCAACAGTACTTTAAAGAAACCAATAGATTATACACTTGTATTCAACACTTCATCTCTTAAGGTTACTCAAGATAGCAGTTGCTATATTTGGCTACCAGTAGCACCTGATGGATACAATGCTTTAGGCCATGTTGTCACAACAACACCAGATAAACCTCCCCTTGACAAAATCAAGTGTGTTAGAGAAGACCTCACAGACCAATGCGAGTCTTCGTCGTGGATTTGGGGATCAAGCGACGTCAATTTCTCCGATGTTAGACCAATCAATCGAGGAACTCAAGCGCCCGGTGTTAGCGTTGGTACTTTCGTTGCACAGAATGGTGCAGAAACTAGCCCTCCATCAATTTCATGTTTGAAGAATCTCAATCCTCTTTCGAAAATCATGCCGAATTTACTTCAAATTAATTCAATTCTCCAAGTTTACTCTCCTTTGATGTACTTGCATCCGGACGAAGAATACTTACCTTCCTCGGTAAATTGGTTTTTCTCGAATGGAGCATTACTATACAAGAAAGACGAAGAATCAAGTCCTATTCCAATAGCGCAAAACGGTGTTAACCTTCCTCAAGATCCTAACAATGATGGTACTTATTGGCTAGACCTACCTGCTGATGATGTAAACAAAGATAAAGTCAAAAAAGGAAATTTACAAAGTGCAGAATCTTATGTACATGTGAAACCAATGCTTGGAGGAACCTTCACTGATATTGCCATGTGGATATTTTACCCTTTCAATGGACCTGGGAGAGCAAAAGTAAAGTTTCTAGATATTAAATTAGGGAAAATAGGTGAACATGTTGGTGATTGGGAGCATGTGACATTAAGGGTAAGTAACTTAGATGGTCAGTTATGGAAAATGTACTTTTCACAACATAGTAAAGGTGAATGGGTTGATTCATCTCAGCTTGAGTTTCAAACTGATAACAACAATAATAGACCAGTTTTTTACTCTTCATTGCATGGTCATGCTTCATATCCACATGAAGGACTAGTTCTACAAGGGAGAAATGGAATAGGGATTAGAAATGATAGTGCTAAGAGTAGCATGATTATGGATTTGGAAAAATTTGTGTTGGTTTCTGCTGAGTATTTGGAGCCTTTTGTTGTAGAGCCATCTTGGTTGAAGTATTTCAGGGAATGGGGACCAAAGATTGATTATGACTTAGATGAGGAGTTGAGGAAGGTGGAGAAGATATTGCCATGGAAGCTTAaagatgtttttataaatattattaggaATTTGCCAAAAGAAGTGTTGGGAGAAGAAGGACCAACTGGTCCAAAAGTGAAGAATAATTGGAGTGGTGATGAAGTTTGA